One window from the genome of Treponema sp. OMZ 838 encodes:
- a CDS encoding tetratricopeptide repeat protein: MSVVIISIFIIIAVVAVVTVVMTGLKGRGTLSIGKKNKAAVIREATKRLAQNPNDSAALLMVGDIYFQDQDWEKAYASYAPLLDQMSGRIPSEQFEISLRYGISAMKTDRFAEAKKGLLLAKNINPNHFEINYNLGYIYYIQKEYEKAVPFLRKALLTQPDNVMALKYLGYTLQSLRKYQEALPSLKKVLDVQPDNKEALFAMGECFYEVGSNDQALKIFTHLRVSPEVGPRAALYAGLIRMRASQLDKAIEDFEIGLKHDSIPLDIMNELRYNLAAARIKTQDLQKALIQLKEIQTVSPGYKDVASLIMRYQELNQNKNLHTYLMAGQSEFVGLCRKIVSRFFPNAKVKILDISVLATYTDIVAEIDTPKWADLVIYRFFRSQGSVGELVLRDFHGRIKEMKAGKGICMTAGTFTEEARRFTEGRPLDLFDKNRLNKVLNAIG; encoded by the coding sequence ATGTCTGTTGTAATTATCTCTATTTTCATCATTATCGCAGTTGTTGCCGTCGTAACAGTTGTTATGACGGGGCTTAAAGGCCGCGGAACATTATCGATCGGCAAAAAAAATAAGGCCGCAGTAATACGCGAAGCAACAAAGCGGCTTGCGCAAAATCCGAACGACAGCGCCGCACTTTTAATGGTCGGAGATATATACTTTCAGGATCAAGACTGGGAAAAGGCCTATGCTTCTTATGCGCCGCTGTTGGATCAGATGAGCGGGCGTATTCCATCGGAGCAATTTGAAATCAGCTTACGGTACGGCATCAGCGCAATGAAAACAGACCGGTTTGCAGAAGCGAAGAAAGGGCTTTTGCTGGCAAAAAATATTAATCCCAACCATTTTGAAATAAACTATAACCTCGGATATATTTACTATATTCAAAAAGAATATGAAAAAGCGGTTCCGTTTTTGCGGAAAGCATTGCTCACTCAACCTGATAACGTGATGGCGTTAAAATATCTTGGCTATACGCTCCAAAGTTTACGGAAATATCAAGAGGCGCTTCCCAGCTTGAAAAAAGTCTTAGATGTGCAGCCGGATAATAAGGAAGCACTCTTTGCAATGGGAGAATGTTTTTATGAAGTCGGCTCGAATGATCAAGCATTAAAAATCTTTACGCATTTGCGGGTATCTCCCGAAGTGGGGCCTCGTGCAGCGCTCTATGCAGGGTTAATACGGATGCGTGCGAGTCAATTGGATAAGGCAATTGAAGATTTTGAAATCGGTCTAAAACATGACAGCATTCCGTTGGATATCATGAACGAGCTGCGCTATAATTTAGCTGCTGCACGGATTAAAACGCAAGATTTACAAAAAGCACTGATCCAATTAAAAGAAATCCAGACCGTCAGTCCGGGCTATAAAGATGTTGCTTCCCTTATTATGCGGTATCAGGAATTAAATCAGAATAAAAACCTCCATACATATTTGATGGCAGGGCAGAGTGAATTTGTCGGATTGTGCCGCAAAATCGTTTCTCGTTTCTTTCCTAACGCTAAAGTGAAGATACTTGATATCAGTGTTCTTGCAACCTATACCGATATCGTTGCGGAAATCGATACGCCCAAATGGGCGGATCTCGTGATATACCGCTTCTTCCGCTCTCAAGGCTCGGTCGGTGAGTTGGTGTTGCGCGACTTTCACGGAAGAATTAAAGAGATGAAGGCCGGTAAGGGGATTTGTATGACTGCCGGTACCTTTACGGAAGAAGCACGCCGCTTTACGGAAGGCCGCCCGTTGGATCTTTTTGATAAGAACCGATTGAACAAAGTCTTAAACGCAATCGGGTAA
- a CDS encoding Na+/H+ antiporter NhaC family protein, with protein MLELCILLLFSVSLIICVILDYSILYALIFGYALFFTFGLIKGKTWKDMLCYSFRGILTVKNILIIFILIGSITAIWRACGTIAFIVYYASMFAVPQAMVLICFLLCCFVSFLMGTAFGSAATIGVICMTLANSMNIPVIYAGGAVISGIFFGDRCSPMSSGAHLISGLTHTDVFNNIKTMVKTAFIPFIVTAVLYGSIGLIINPGTGNGMTFHIFADSYNLSLFTIIPAGIIILFSLLKIDVKITMTVSCLAGLFCGGLFQHIHAEELIKIVFFGFHPQDAELAKLMTGGGIVSMIRVSIIICISSCYSGMFKGTHFFAGIQRFMERLSKRITAFGSVLTASVFASAIACNQTLAIILTHQVCDDLIEDKNTLASYLENTAVVVAPLMPWSIAVSVPLTSIGAPSVVLVAAFFLYLIPLWNFFVNIVRHRTRK; from the coding sequence ATGCTTGAATTATGTATTCTGTTGCTGTTTTCCGTCAGTTTAATTATCTGCGTTATTCTTGACTATTCAATTCTATATGCGTTGATATTCGGCTATGCGCTTTTCTTCACGTTCGGCCTTATTAAAGGCAAAACGTGGAAAGATATGCTCTGCTATTCCTTCCGCGGTATTCTTACCGTAAAAAATATTCTGATAATTTTTATATTGATAGGCAGCATCACTGCAATATGGCGTGCGTGCGGAACCATTGCTTTTATCGTCTACTATGCATCCATGTTCGCGGTGCCGCAAGCAATGGTGCTGATCTGTTTTCTGCTATGCTGTTTTGTATCGTTTTTGATGGGTACTGCCTTCGGAAGCGCCGCTACCATCGGTGTTATCTGTATGACGCTGGCAAACAGTATGAACATTCCCGTTATATATGCAGGGGGCGCCGTTATTTCGGGGATATTTTTCGGAGACCGCTGCTCACCGATGTCGTCGGGAGCGCATCTCATCAGCGGATTAACGCATACTGATGTCTTCAATAATATCAAAACGATGGTGAAAACCGCATTTATCCCCTTTATTGTCACGGCGGTTCTGTATGGTAGTATCGGGCTTATTATCAATCCCGGTACGGGGAACGGTATGACCTTTCATATCTTTGCCGACTCCTACAACCTTTCGCTTTTTACGATTATTCCTGCCGGCATCATTATTCTTTTTTCCTTGCTGAAAATCGATGTAAAAATAACAATGACTGTCAGCTGTCTTGCGGGATTGTTCTGCGGCGGACTTTTTCAGCATATACATGCAGAAGAGCTGATAAAAATAGTCTTTTTCGGTTTTCACCCTCAGGATGCGGAACTGGCAAAACTTATGACCGGCGGCGGGATTGTTTCTATGATACGGGTATCGATAATTATCTGTATTTCATCCTGTTATTCGGGAATGTTTAAGGGAACTCATTTTTTTGCAGGGATACAGCGGTTCATGGAGCGGCTCAGCAAACGGATTACTGCATTCGGTAGTGTTCTTACTGCATCCGTATTTGCTTCGGCGATTGCCTGCAATCAAACATTGGCGATTATACTTACTCATCAAGTATGCGACGATCTTATAGAAGATAAAAACACCCTTGCATCTTACTTGGAGAATACCGCCGTTGTTGTTGCGCCTCTGATGCCGTGGTCGATAGCGGTAAGCGTTCCGTTGACTTCAATCGGTGCGCCGTCGGTAGTGCTTGTAGCAGCCTTTTTTCTGTACTTAATCCCGCTGTGGAATTTTTTTGTGAATATCGTACGACACCGCACTCGTAAATAA
- a CDS encoding metal ABC transporter solute-binding protein, Zn/Mn family, which yields MKKLFFTAVCMMFFGIAAVNLFAGGKTEKNMEGKVAVAATFDAMKELTEIVGKDKVYVHTIIPPGVEAHDFEPKAGDLKFLMQAKAVVYNGLGMEPWLMDALHAVKQDTIKTICASNGIKPIELAEGHHHHHHHHHEDEHDHDHDEHDHDHDDDHDAVDPHAWLSLESAKVMVKNIADGLSEVDPANAAFYKANAAVFIANADALLAKYRDNFAKVSHRRFVTGHAAFGYLCRDFGLEQNSVEDVFSAGEPSAQQLAKLADYCNQYGIKVVFSENAASPQVSATLAKEVGASVQTIYTIESAEDGLSYMERMTSNIEKIYKSLAR from the coding sequence ATGAAGAAATTGTTTTTTACAGCAGTTTGTATGATGTTTTTCGGCATCGCTGCGGTAAATCTGTTTGCCGGCGGAAAAACCGAGAAAAACATGGAAGGAAAAGTTGCCGTTGCAGCAACCTTTGATGCGATGAAGGAACTCACGGAAATCGTGGGTAAAGATAAGGTGTATGTCCATACGATTATCCCGCCGGGAGTTGAAGCTCATGATTTTGAACCAAAGGCTGGGGATCTGAAGTTCTTAATGCAGGCAAAAGCCGTTGTTTACAACGGCTTGGGTATGGAACCGTGGCTTATGGATGCGCTCCATGCGGTGAAGCAGGATACGATAAAGACTATCTGCGCAAGTAACGGTATTAAACCGATCGAACTCGCAGAAGGACACCACCATCATCATCACCACCACCACGAAGATGAGCACGATCATGATCACGACGAACATGACCATGATCATGATGACGACCACGATGCAGTTGATCCTCATGCGTGGTTGAGCCTTGAATCCGCTAAAGTGATGGTTAAGAATATCGCCGACGGTTTAAGCGAGGTAGATCCTGCAAATGCCGCTTTCTATAAGGCGAATGCCGCAGTTTTTATTGCGAATGCTGATGCGCTTTTAGCAAAATACCGCGATAATTTTGCTAAAGTATCCCATCGCCGTTTTGTTACCGGACACGCAGCGTTCGGCTATCTTTGCCGTGACTTCGGGCTTGAACAGAATAGTGTCGAAGATGTATTTTCTGCCGGAGAACCGAGTGCACAACAATTAGCAAAATTAGCAGATTATTGTAACCAATATGGAATTAAAGTTGTTTTCTCCGAAAATGCGGCCAGCCCGCAAGTTTCGGCTACCTTAGCAAAAGAAGTTGGGGCTTCGGTGCAAACAATTTATACGATCGAGTCGGCTGAGGACGGTTTATCCTATATGGAACGGATGACCTCCAATATAGAAAAAATTTACAAAAGCCTGGCACGGTAA
- a CDS encoding exonuclease SbcCD subunit D has translation MKLLHTADLHLGKTLHETPLLGIQEKMLNDIHDILTRDDYAALIIAGDVYDRAIPSAEAVSLFSRFLARIREDCPDTAVLIIPGNHDSAQRLAFAREILQNQRIYIAQDTSRLTDPVILTKGAEKLAVYLLPFLNFGAFSEETKEAYHTAGDSQAEMAAVASHILKQAVRPGIPALLAAHLFTVGGQSSSSERTFIGTAEYVNPDLFSFFDYVALGHLHRCQRITDRMYYSGSPLPYSFDESEDAKCVLSIDIDCTPKQNTAGKNNKKKVSAELFDTETTKAHAELFDAEITKSRTELFNTANQQSDMNNAKAPLNIERIPIISERPLKRLEGNFEEFFTGNRYDEWSGCYLEITLNDAEVIAHPMQLLRQKFPFLLSIRQKSFMNREQQDGEEQLTLRERTAEDPLTLAENFSRFEIVINGEPNQMKQELFEQLCKEAIDET, from the coding sequence ATGAAACTGCTCCATACCGCTGACCTGCATTTGGGAAAGACGCTGCATGAAACGCCGCTGCTCGGCATACAAGAAAAAATGCTGAACGATATTCATGATATCCTTACACGAGACGACTATGCAGCACTGATTATCGCAGGCGATGTGTATGACCGCGCTATTCCTTCGGCGGAGGCGGTTTCGCTTTTCAGCCGATTCCTTGCACGGATACGGGAGGATTGTCCCGATACGGCAGTGCTTATCATTCCCGGTAATCATGACTCCGCGCAGCGGCTCGCCTTTGCCCGCGAAATACTGCAAAACCAGCGCATTTATATTGCGCAGGATACAAGCAGGCTTACCGATCCGGTGATTCTTACCAAGGGCGCGGAAAAACTTGCGGTATACCTGCTCCCCTTTTTAAACTTCGGCGCTTTTTCGGAAGAAACAAAAGAAGCGTATCATACGGCAGGGGATTCACAGGCGGAAATGGCGGCGGTTGCGTCGCACATACTGAAACAAGCGGTACGGCCGGGCATACCCGCGCTGTTAGCGGCGCACCTCTTTACCGTCGGCGGGCAGAGCTCCTCCAGCGAGCGCACCTTTATCGGTACCGCTGAATATGTCAATCCCGACCTTTTTTCTTTTTTCGATTATGTTGCGCTCGGGCACCTGCACCGCTGCCAACGGATAACCGACAGAATGTATTATTCCGGTTCGCCCCTCCCCTACTCCTTTGATGAATCGGAGGATGCCAAGTGCGTCCTTTCGATAGATATCGACTGCACGCCGAAACAAAATACCGCCGGAAAGAACAACAAGAAGAAAGTTAGTGCGGAACTCTTCGATACTGAGACAACTAAAGCTCATGCGGAGCTTTTCGATGCGGAAATAACGAAATCCCGCACGGAACTGTTTAATACGGCAAATCAGCAGTCCGATATGAACAATGCAAAGGCTCCGCTCAACATTGAGCGGATACCCATTATTTCCGAACGTCCGCTTAAACGGCTGGAAGGCAATTTTGAAGAGTTCTTTACCGGAAACCGCTACGACGAATGGAGCGGCTGCTATCTGGAAATCACCCTGAACGATGCCGAGGTTATTGCGCACCCGATGCAGTTGCTGCGGCAAAAATTTCCGTTTTTGCTGAGTATCCGGCAAAAGAGCTTTATGAATCGGGAACAGCAGGACGGAGAAGAACAGCTGACCCTCCGGGAACGGACGGCTGAAGACCCGCTCACGCTAGCCGAAAATTTTAGCCGGTTTGAAATCGTCATTAACGGCGAGCCGAACCAAATGAAGCAAGAGCTTTTTGAACAGCTTTGCAAAGAGGCTATAGATGAGACCTAA
- a CDS encoding SbcC/MukB-like Walker B domain-containing protein, with the protein MRPKELILHNIGPFTGEHTVNFDSLGSLFLIYGQTGAGKTTLFDAISYAFYGKPLGGRSGVMRNLRSHFADDYAVSDVILTFFIGAQLYRIKRQLPYTKEGRKLETPEEVSLECYENGSWENRSSTNKRETDASIQNLIKLSDKEFSRIVLLPQGEFAQFLRAQSSDKKETLMHLFPIKRYSDLMQEAKLRADTLQQEAHTIEANLETLHTRFVYHRYESDRAELLNEIDRIRDEHGGVLTTLQTKNTELEQEKILAEKRKELERVTEELEACRIREEDIRNLKAKIEKAQRAAPLAVHVNQLLELEAACAADERQIREKRERMEELTARMNALQERHNEITAKEQQRDSLYAVIDSLRKAAVLEQEIETEQAEEGKLKRTAAAAQAQLQRIEAQLAAVTEKTAAIAPAVDALDEREHAYRSLQTRLDMEKQLHEILCKQEQLATFLHSYAQAADNARTQLAEIARDYDIQTEQINRIEEEKKAAERQRAAAALAEHLEEGSPCPVCGSVHHPAPAQGMSESAFSFDERIEAAKRSAAKLQHEKEKAQTALAGAEASYTNYQKQIDERAAAAEDLQLRYKECSAVPFPEGKDAAESRIKETAQQINEAVQAYNASRKAFAEHKTLEEEARRLQRERQECTQQHHSAEQRLSGVSAALQEKRRQFDQAFSQLPKNRRSVQLSSDTEIFDKQGTGGKAKALNAPAGKTAPEQYEVPDAETALEQCEALLQELKLTINAYHTDVSEATQNLERIRGELSAAETHGQERSQQRSEKTALLEAAYIKEGFADLQDLQQAVCSEPEVAQWKTEIDTFYEQYAAYKQAAAGLEKDVTATEPRDLDEMEAAVEALRQRYDEIQARLEVLNTEKAKLEELHAQHTELTKALAVKTAEAQNWVALAKDLCGSNPRKLQFDTWILSAFLHEVTVFANKRLERMSEGRYRLAVSEEHGAGNAYRGLDLEIADAYTGKCRPSATLSGGETFMASISLALGLADSIQARAGGIRIDSMFIDEGFGSLDEKALENAVSILDEIRGNRMVGIISHVGELQSRIPQKIEVIKTGTGSSIRQGKAQP; encoded by the coding sequence ATGAGACCTAAAGAACTGATATTGCACAACATCGGCCCTTTTACCGGCGAGCATACCGTCAACTTTGACAGCCTCGGCTCCCTCTTTTTAATTTACGGACAAACCGGCGCCGGAAAGACCACGCTCTTCGACGCCATTTCCTACGCCTTCTACGGAAAACCGCTCGGCGGTAGATCAGGCGTTATGCGCAACTTGCGGAGCCACTTTGCGGACGACTATGCAGTCTCCGATGTTATACTCACCTTTTTTATCGGAGCGCAGCTGTACCGAATAAAACGGCAGCTGCCGTATACCAAAGAAGGCCGGAAACTGGAAACACCGGAAGAAGTCTCCCTTGAATGCTACGAAAACGGCAGCTGGGAAAACCGCTCATCGACTAACAAGCGGGAAACCGATGCTTCAATCCAAAATCTGATTAAGCTTTCCGACAAAGAGTTCAGCCGCATCGTCCTTTTGCCGCAGGGAGAATTTGCGCAGTTTTTGCGGGCACAGTCGAGCGATAAAAAAGAGACGCTGATGCACCTGTTTCCTATCAAGCGATATTCGGATTTGATGCAGGAAGCGAAGCTCCGCGCAGACACGCTGCAGCAGGAAGCGCATACAATAGAAGCAAACCTCGAAACCCTGCATACCCGCTTTGTGTACCACCGTTACGAAAGCGACCGCGCAGAGCTGCTGAACGAAATTGACCGTATCAGGGATGAACACGGCGGCGTCTTGACCACCTTACAGACAAAGAACACCGAGCTTGAGCAGGAAAAAATACTTGCAGAGAAGCGGAAAGAGCTGGAGCGGGTTACCGAAGAGCTGGAAGCATGCCGCATCCGCGAAGAGGATATCCGCAATTTAAAAGCGAAGATCGAAAAAGCGCAGCGGGCGGCTCCGCTCGCAGTCCACGTAAATCAGCTCCTTGAGTTGGAAGCGGCATGTGCGGCGGACGAGCGGCAGATACGGGAAAAACGGGAACGCATGGAAGAACTGACCGCTCGTATGAACGCTTTGCAGGAACGGCACAACGAGATCACCGCAAAAGAGCAGCAGCGGGACAGCCTCTATGCCGTCATCGACTCGCTGCGGAAAGCCGCCGTGTTGGAACAGGAAATCGAAACGGAGCAAGCCGAAGAAGGCAAGCTGAAACGCACCGCTGCTGCCGCCCAAGCGCAACTGCAACGCATCGAAGCGCAGCTCGCCGCCGTTACGGAAAAAACCGCAGCCATTGCTCCCGCCGTCGATGCGCTTGACGAGCGGGAACACGCCTACCGCAGCCTGCAAACCCGGCTCGACATGGAGAAACAGCTGCACGAGATCTTATGCAAGCAGGAGCAGCTTGCTACCTTTTTGCACAGCTATGCACAGGCTGCGGATAATGCGCGGACACAGCTTGCGGAGATCGCCCGTGATTACGATATTCAAACGGAACAGATCAATAGAATAGAAGAAGAAAAAAAGGCAGCGGAACGGCAGCGTGCGGCGGCGGCACTCGCGGAACACCTCGAAGAAGGAAGCCCCTGCCCCGTCTGCGGTTCGGTACATCACCCCGCACCGGCTCAAGGTATGTCAGAAAGTGCGTTCAGCTTTGACGAGCGGATAGAAGCGGCAAAACGGAGCGCAGCAAAACTACAGCACGAAAAAGAAAAAGCCCAGACGGCGCTCGCCGGTGCGGAGGCTTCGTATACAAATTATCAAAAGCAAATAGATGAACGGGCTGCCGCTGCGGAAGATTTACAGCTGCGGTATAAAGAATGCAGCGCGGTGCCCTTTCCTGAAGGAAAGGATGCGGCGGAGAGCCGCATTAAGGAAACCGCTCAGCAGATAAACGAAGCGGTGCAAGCGTACAACGCATCCCGCAAAGCCTTTGCCGAACACAAAACGCTGGAAGAAGAAGCCCGTCGTTTGCAGCGGGAGCGGCAGGAATGTACGCAGCAGCACCATAGCGCGGAACAACGCTTAAGCGGAGTTTCCGCCGCGCTGCAAGAAAAACGCCGCCAGTTTGACCAAGCTTTTTCCCAGCTACCCAAAAACCGGCGCAGCGTTCAGTTGAGTTCGGATACGGAAATTTTTGACAAACAGGGAACCGGAGGCAAAGCCAAAGCCCTCAATGCCCCTGCCGGCAAGACTGCACCGGAGCAATACGAAGTACCCGATGCGGAAACTGCGTTGGAACAATGCGAAGCGCTGCTGCAGGAACTCAAACTGACTATCAACGCTTATCATACCGATGTTTCAGAAGCAACGCAAAACCTTGAACGAATCCGCGGTGAACTTTCCGCGGCGGAAACGCACGGACAGGAACGCTCGCAGCAGCGCAGCGAAAAAACGGCATTACTCGAAGCCGCGTATATAAAGGAAGGTTTTGCCGATTTGCAGGATTTACAGCAAGCCGTGTGCAGTGAACCGGAAGTTGCGCAGTGGAAAACCGAAATCGACACCTTTTATGAGCAGTACGCGGCGTATAAACAGGCGGCTGCCGGATTGGAAAAAGACGTTACCGCGACTGAGCCGCGCGATCTCGATGAGATGGAAGCCGCCGTCGAAGCCCTGCGCCAACGGTATGATGAAATACAGGCTCGGCTCGAAGTTCTCAATACGGAGAAAGCAAAGCTGGAGGAGCTGCACGCCCAGCACACGGAACTGACAAAAGCCCTCGCAGTTAAAACAGCGGAGGCGCAAAACTGGGTAGCCCTTGCGAAAGACCTCTGCGGCAGCAATCCGCGGAAGCTCCAGTTCGACACGTGGATCCTTTCCGCCTTTTTGCATGAAGTAACCGTGTTTGCAAATAAGCGACTTGAGCGGATGAGTGAAGGACGGTACCGGCTTGCCGTCAGCGAAGAGCACGGCGCAGGGAACGCATACCGAGGCCTCGACTTGGAAATCGCCGACGCCTACACCGGTAAGTGCCGCCCCTCCGCAACCCTCTCCGGCGGGGAAACGTTTATGGCCTCCATCAGCCTTGCACTCGGCCTTGCCGATTCCATCCAGGCACGGGCAGGCGGCATCAGAATAGATTCGATGTTCATCGACGAAGGCTTCGGGTCGCTCGACGAAAAAGCCCTGGAAAACGCCGTCAGCATCTTAGATGAAATACGTGGGAACCGGATGGTCGGCATCATCTCTCATGTCGGCGAACTGCAAAGCCGCATCCCACAAAAAATTGAAGTAATAAAAACCGGAACAGGTTCCTCCATCCGGCAAGGCAAGGCGCAACCTTGA
- a CDS encoding RND family transporter, translated as MNLKNALVKRLYKHPRIILGTILGITLFFALQLPRVRFDNNNFRFIPESDPSRIADAEMAKIFGDSVPLLIGIQRHYSTVVNREFLEKMQELDKQLLALPLVKNVVSLTRTTHIEAVGDSIVNEKLVPEHLTGSQEELNTITERLRSMETYNRSLVSDDLKATQTIIFLNVKQEESGSPETVAVCREVMRIAEEWDFPDSVTYVTGAPVFSEIVNEATGHDLMFLVPIVVIVVAGVLFFSFRRFTGVFLPLLTVIISCIWAIGAMALLHIPLTILSTVLPVILIAVGSAYGIHVINHYFDEVTQSKEISTETHSAQIVEAMARVIPPVFLAALTTFAGFVSFCFTSVVPIFEFGIFSSFGVLSAFIVAVTLIPAILILRGPRNPTIGGRFGAKSSHSGIIDRIIADTLMIIHAHKRSVLLVSVGCIIFAGLGISKLVIDNVLMEYFEPDVQVVRSDTFIRENFGGSKLLNLIITGTKQGDVIRPDVLQAIDSLAEYAEENIPEVGKITSLADVIKRFNQVYNADAPATGLVPTGKNSTGKGEEDSFGDFGDFGDTDSSWGFDDTDSWSNSEPSAAASGKTGNTAVKTQKEPVYTFSELIEKLAAAQTARRGRYVSATEVIDALKKDVNYKGAAYYEIPTEPQKYGKETQEELTALIQNYLLLMAGNVQDFIDDTYTPTTLKVNIQLRTLGQQDSERALQAIMAYVKDNFPKDISVEPNGSMFIEQSLNTLVVQSQLISVAVSFGIVFLILAVYYRSIIAGIIGIIPLMISVALNFGFMGIVGIKLNIGTAMVASFAIGIGIDYTIHYLAAYHHEYTKRRDDRNFLIHTFYGSGKAILFNAVSVGAGFAVLILSKFNMLSELGLLIALVMGTSSFASLTVLPTILSIVKPRFITKALPGDSTEP; from the coding sequence ATGAATTTGAAAAACGCACTGGTTAAAAGGCTATACAAACATCCGCGTATTATTTTGGGTACTATCCTCGGCATCACGCTCTTCTTTGCACTACAGCTTCCGCGTGTCCGATTTGATAATAATAATTTCCGCTTTATACCGGAAAGCGATCCATCACGGATAGCCGACGCCGAAATGGCAAAGATATTCGGAGATTCGGTGCCGCTCTTGATAGGAATCCAACGGCATTATTCGACAGTCGTTAATCGGGAATTTCTAGAAAAAATGCAGGAGCTGGATAAGCAATTGCTTGCATTACCGTTAGTGAAAAACGTTGTATCATTGACGAGAACAACCCATATCGAAGCGGTCGGTGATTCAATTGTGAACGAAAAGCTTGTGCCGGAACATTTAACCGGTTCACAGGAAGAATTGAACACAATTACCGAAAGACTCCGTTCGATGGAAACCTATAACCGAAGCTTGGTTTCCGACGATTTAAAAGCGACACAAACTATTATCTTCCTTAACGTCAAACAGGAAGAAAGCGGTTCGCCGGAAACGGTTGCCGTATGCCGTGAGGTGATGCGCATCGCGGAGGAATGGGACTTCCCCGACTCCGTTACCTACGTAACCGGCGCACCGGTATTCAGCGAAATTGTCAACGAAGCAACCGGGCATGATTTAATGTTCCTTGTGCCTATCGTCGTCATCGTAGTTGCTGGGGTTTTATTCTTTTCATTTAGAAGATTTACCGGCGTATTTTTACCGCTGCTCACCGTAATTATTTCATGCATCTGGGCGATCGGTGCAATGGCGTTGCTGCACATTCCATTGACCATTCTTTCGACGGTGCTTCCCGTCATCCTGATTGCCGTCGGCAGTGCATACGGTATTCATGTTATCAATCACTATTTTGATGAAGTAACGCAGAGTAAGGAAATCTCTACCGAAACTCATTCGGCACAGATTGTCGAAGCTATGGCGCGGGTTATTCCGCCGGTTTTTTTAGCGGCGCTTACAACCTTTGCCGGTTTTGTATCATTCTGTTTTACGAGCGTTGTCCCGATTTTTGAGTTCGGTATCTTTTCGAGCTTCGGCGTCCTTTCAGCCTTTATTGTTGCGGTAACACTTATCCCTGCAATTCTTATTTTGCGCGGACCGCGGAATCCGACTATCGGCGGGCGCTTTGGGGCAAAATCGAGCCATAGCGGCATTATCGATCGGATTATTGCAGATACGCTGATGATTATTCATGCACACAAGCGCAGTGTACTTTTGGTCAGCGTTGGCTGTATCATTTTTGCGGGTTTAGGAATTTCAAAACTCGTTATCGATAACGTATTAATGGAATATTTTGAACCGGATGTGCAGGTTGTCCGATCCGATACCTTTATCCGCGAAAACTTCGGCGGTTCAAAGTTACTGAACCTAATTATCACGGGTACGAAACAGGGTGATGTTATCCGGCCGGACGTATTGCAGGCAATCGATTCACTTGCCGAGTATGCGGAAGAAAATATCCCCGAAGTAGGAAAAATAACATCGCTGGCGGATGTTATTAAACGGTTCAATCAAGTGTATAACGCGGATGCTCCGGCAACGGGACTCGTACCTACCGGTAAAAACTCCACGGGAAAAGGAGAAGAAGATTCATTTGGTGATTTCGGGGACTTCGGAGATACGGACAGCTCATGGGGCTTTGATGATACTGACTCATGGAGTAATTCGGAGCCATCGGCAGCAGCATCCGGTAAAACAGGGAACACCGCTGTGAAAACACAAAAAGAACCGGTGTATACTTTTTCCGAACTCATCGAAAAACTTGCAGCTGCTCAAACAGCCCGCCGCGGCAGATATGTTTCTGCGACCGAGGTGATTGATGCGTTAAAGAAAGATGTCAATTATAAAGGCGCTGCCTACTACGAAATTCCTACGGAGCCGCAAAAATACGGAAAAGAGACGCAGGAAGAACTTACTGCACTTATTCAAAATTATCTTCTTCTGATGGCGGGGAATGTGCAGGACTTTATCGACGACACATATACTCCGACCACGCTTAAAGTAAATATTCAGCTAAGGACGCTCGGTCAACAAGACAGCGAACGGGCATTGCAAGCAATTATGGCGTATGTCAAGGATAATTTTCCCAAAGATATATCGGTAGAACCGAACGGTTCAATGTTTATCGAGCAGTCGTTGAATACCCTTGTAGTACAGTCCCAGCTGATTTCCGTGGCGGTGTCGTTCGGCATTGTATTTTTAATTTTAGCAGTCTATTACCGCTCCATTATTGCAGGTATTATCGGCATTATCCCGCTGATGATTTCCGTTGCACTGAATTTTGGTTTTATGGGAATCGTCGGTATAAAGCTCAATATCGGTACGGCAATGGTGGCAAGTTTTGCAATCGGTATCGGTATCGATTATACCATCCACTATTTGGCGGCCTATCACCATGAGTATACCAAACGGCGCGACGACCGGAATTTCCTTATCCACACGTTCTACGGTTCCGGTAAGGCAATTCTGTTTAATGCGGTGTCGGTTGGTGCGGGCTTTGCCGTTTTAATACTTTCAAAGTTTAATATGCTATCCGAACTCGGTCTATTGATTGCGTTGGTGATGGGTACCAGCTCTTTTGCCAGCTTAACGGTATTACCAACCATCCTTTCGATTGTAAAGCCGCGGTTTATTACTAAAGCCTTACCGGGGGATAGTACAGAGCCGTAG